Sequence from the Acidobacteriota bacterium genome:
CACCGACTCGCGCCACACGGCAGGCTCGCGCACGGCACGGCGGATCCACACGGTGAAGAGCGCGGGCAGCACGCCCACGATGAAGACCGCACGCCAGCCCCACATCGGCAGGATCACGCTCGTGACGATGGCCGCCAACGCGTAGCCGATCGCCCAGGCGCTCTGCATCAGGCCGAGTGCCTTGCCGCGATGTTCGTCTGGCCAGCTCTCGGCGACGAGTGCGGCGCCGCTCGCCCACTCGCCGCCCATCCCGAGCCCGAGTCCGACGCGGAAGGCGGCCAGTTGCGCGGCGGTCTGCGCGAACCCGCACAGCGCCGTGAACACCGAGTAGATGACGATGCTGCCCATCAGCGCGCGCGTGCGCCCGTATCGGTCTGCGATGATGCCGAACGCCACGCCACCGACGGCTCCTGCCACGAGCGTGATCGACCCGATGAGCCCGGCCGTCGCCTTGGTCAGGCCGAGGTCAGCCATCACGGCCGTCAGCACGAGCGCGTAGAGCATCACGTCGAACGCGTCGAGCATCCAGCCCAGCGCCGCCGCCCACAGCGCGCGTTTGGCGTCCGCAGGCGCCTGCCGCCACCAGTCCCACCAGCCTGCCGTCACCATCGGGCGGCATTCTGTCACCGCTGCGTCCCTTGCATGCGACACACCGGCACGAATCGTCCTCGGTCCGGATGTCGGACGTCGCGGGACGGACCGCTTGTTGCGCGACACGGGCCCGCGTCAGGTTGGCACGATGTTTGATGAGAAGAAGGGCATGGAGGACGCACGACGCGTCAGGAGCCGCCAGCGCTCCGACACCGTGCGCAGAATCATCATGACTCGCATGCATCGCATGTTCATCGCCGGCCTGCTCGCGCTCTCATTGGCCGGCACCGCTCAGGCCGAGAGCATCGTCCGCAACGACTTCCAGGTGTTCCAGGGGGTCTCGCGGCAGGTGCAGCAGTACGTCAACTTCACCGTCTTCGACAGCGTCAGCGCGTCGGTGGACAACGGCGTGGTCACGCTCACGGGCAGGGTGACGATGCCGTACAAGGTGCAGGACCTGACGCGCCGTGTCGCGCGCGTCGATGGTGTGCGCCACGTGGACAACCGGATCCAGGTGCTGCCTGTCTCGCGCTTCGACGACGAACTGCGCCTGCGCATCGCGCGCGCCATCTACGGCAACCCGTCGTTCTGGCACTACGCGTCGATGGCCAATCCCCCGATCCATATCGTCGTGGAGCAGGGACGCGTGAAGCTCGAAGGCACGGTCAACAGCCACGTGGAGCGGATGCTCGCGCAGTCACTCGCGATCGGCTTCGGCGAGTTCTCCGTGGAGAACCACCTGAAGA
This genomic interval carries:
- a CDS encoding BON domain-containing protein, with protein sequence MHRMFIAGLLALSLAGTAQAESIVRNDFQVFQGVSRQVQQYVNFTVFDSVSASVDNGVVTLTGRVTMPYKVQDLTRRVARVDGVRHVDNRIQVLPVSRFDDELRLRIARAIYGNPSFWHYASMANPPIHIVVEQGRVKLEGTVNSHVERMLAQSLAIGFGEFSVENHLKTDAERLAELEQID